One part of the Roseomonas gilardii genome encodes these proteins:
- the flgA gene encoding flagellar basal body P-ring formation chaperone FlgA: MRAARPPLLALLLLAGLPGLAWADLASLRPHVVVEDEVVRLGDVFADLGPEGTRVLGPAPPPGQRIIVETPQLLAIARGAGISWRPFASDERVVIERAGRALAREEWLEPLREALSAQGLDPAMELEIPGFTTPMVPLSGLVRVEVAQPWLDGRRFGATLVLAAEGMPTQRLRIAGRGHATAPVAIATRRLALGEVVRAGDVQVQRLRTDRLRPGLAEDASLVVGQQLRRPVMEGAPFVLRDLGAPVMIEKNTTVTMVVERGGLLLTAQGRALEAAPRDGAVNVMNLSSRQVVEAQAIGPGRVRVGPPAR, translated from the coding sequence ATGCGCGCCGCCCGCCCGCCCCTGCTCGCGCTGCTGCTGCTCGCGGGCCTGCCCGGCCTCGCATGGGCCGACCTCGCCAGCCTCCGCCCGCATGTGGTGGTGGAGGACGAGGTGGTGCGGCTGGGCGACGTCTTCGCCGATCTCGGCCCGGAGGGGACGCGCGTGCTCGGCCCGGCGCCCCCGCCGGGGCAGCGGATCATCGTGGAAACGCCGCAGCTCCTCGCCATCGCGCGCGGCGCCGGCATCTCCTGGCGCCCTTTCGCCAGCGACGAGCGCGTGGTGATCGAGCGGGCCGGCCGCGCCCTGGCACGGGAGGAGTGGCTGGAGCCGCTGCGGGAGGCACTGTCGGCTCAGGGCCTCGACCCGGCGATGGAGCTGGAGATCCCCGGCTTCACCACCCCCATGGTGCCGCTTTCCGGCCTGGTGCGGGTGGAGGTGGCGCAGCCCTGGCTCGACGGCCGGCGCTTCGGCGCCACGCTGGTCCTCGCGGCGGAAGGGATGCCGACCCAGCGCCTGCGCATCGCCGGGCGCGGCCATGCCACCGCGCCGGTCGCCATCGCCACGCGGCGCCTCGCGCTGGGCGAGGTGGTGCGCGCCGGCGATGTGCAGGTGCAGCGCCTGCGCACCGACCGGCTCCGCCCCGGCCTCGCCGAGGATGCCTCGCTCGTGGTCGGCCAGCAGCTCCGCCGCCCGGTCATGGAGGGCGCGCCCTTCGTCCTGCGCGATCTCGGCGCCCCGGTGATGATCGAGAAGAACACGACGGTGACGATGGTGGTGGAACGCGGCGGGCTGCTGCTGACCGCCCAGGGCCGCGCGCTGGAGGCCGCGCCGCGCGACGGGGCGGTGAACGTGATGAACCTGTCCTCGCGCCAGGTCGTGGAGGCGCAGGCCATCGGGCCCGGGCGCGTCCGCGTCGGACCGCCGGCCCGGTGA